A genomic region of Klebsiella sp. RIT-PI-d contains the following coding sequences:
- a CDS encoding GntR family transcriptional regulator yields MRRYIQISNIIKERILSGEYITGEKIPYGHQLCAEFACSKITLNNALDILVQAGFITRQRGLGTIVKTASPQQLSAHSPIQGVSRLHESQGVEVHSHLLHFDIAFPPGEIASQLAMTQDQYAWHFRRVRYVGNDPLSIEETWIPVKILPDFTRQAALGSVYLFVEQSLKKIPCSSHTQFYSLPSDREAQEWLKLQVNEPVSVTLSVTYLNDGQPFEFCTSRYHYQRFNYNAVVQRN; encoded by the coding sequence TTGCGCAGATATATTCAGATATCAAATATAATAAAAGAAAGGATATTAAGTGGTGAATATATTACGGGCGAAAAAATTCCGTATGGTCATCAACTATGCGCCGAGTTTGCCTGTAGCAAAATTACGCTTAATAACGCGCTGGACATTCTGGTTCAGGCCGGTTTTATCACGCGTCAGCGGGGGCTGGGGACGATTGTCAAAACCGCCTCGCCGCAGCAGTTGTCTGCGCACTCTCCGATTCAGGGCGTGAGTCGACTCCATGAATCACAGGGGGTTGAGGTTCATAGCCATCTTTTACACTTTGATATTGCCTTCCCGCCGGGCGAGATCGCTTCTCAGCTGGCAATGACACAAGACCAGTATGCCTGGCATTTCAGGCGGGTGCGGTATGTGGGCAACGATCCCCTGTCGATTGAAGAAACCTGGATCCCGGTCAAAATTCTGCCGGACTTTACGCGCCAGGCCGCACTGGGTTCCGTGTATTTGTTTGTTGAACAGTCGCTGAAGAAAATTCCCTGTAGTTCACATACCCAATTTTATTCCCTGCCCAGCGATCGGGAAGCGCAAGAATGGCTGAAACTACAGGTCAATGAACCGGTAAGCGTGACGCTGTCGGTGACCTATCTCAACGACGGTCAGCCGTTTGAATTTTGCACCAGTCGCTATCACTATCAACGGTTTAACTACAATGCCGTTGTGCAGCGAAACTAG